In Pararge aegeria chromosome 17, ilParAegt1.1, whole genome shotgun sequence, one genomic interval encodes:
- the LOC120631130 gene encoding arylphorin subunit alpha-like, protein MFIKYLTVMFLWLFFLGNVISSPAAGEFRSLVDEGEFTLKDEAHVKFIVPGSYSSQKSQNQTIPELDDLIDKDNEHYYILSQHIEAGHTMKGLTFTIYDDNMREAAIALFRILQNVDENKINIIKEWAYERINKDILEYALRLGSLHRGDDAIDALAPPFVTKPNFFVNSETIQKALYLKVNNGKIDPQEEQIYQIFREQDLVIINANYSGWNQWNEDCKDNLDYFRQDIGLNSYYYGVHLLYPFWMSNNELSAIDPKYAEKYYYIHRYLIARYSLEKEHLKQKNISTDSNCYDDFIPYLSYDNGLPFSRRSSVRVEFNEEYTRIKTIDIAIKECIARDVMFMENGTKVDLTEDNYVDLLTKLIRANFESIETAKSIRELLGYGGIDYPSDRYNPAPSVLHHPQTALRDPMYWYLVQGLLKYFTEYSSTLEPYDFSKYQSEDIDIIHHSISKITTYYDYYQISLNNVFKNNDPEITDVIYTARQKRIKHLPFSFAFTVSSKVNKTALVKLFIGPRCQSVNCWDKYSQFYELDTFTQELGEGLNLVKWSSESSAKYSIDDYFNIESTTSRNNRFDMLRFPENLIIPKGLNEGLQLTLFILIVPENAYYKAPLGFPFHREVLINSTDCNNYKFYNISIFHKENTREMEGYYSPHLN, encoded by the exons atgtttataaaatatttaaccgTAATGTTTCTATGGCTATTTTTCCTTGGCAACGTAATTTCTTCACCAGCTGCAGGTGAATTTCGTAGTCTAGTGGACGAAGGAG AATTTACATTAAAGGACGAAGCGCACGTAAAGTTCATTGTACCAGGAAGTTATTCTTCTCAAAAATCACAAAATCAAACTATACCTGAATTAGACGATCTTATTGACAAG GACAATgaacattattacattttaagtcAACATATAGAAGCCGGTCACACTATGAAAGGGCTCACGTTCACAATATATGACGATAATATGAGAGAAGCTGCTATTGCGCTCTTTCGCATTTTGCAAAATgttgatgaaaataaaataaacataataaaggaATGGGCATACGAACGTATCAATAAGGATATTTTAGAATATGCTTTACGTTTAGGATCACTACACAGAGGTGATGATGCTATTGACGCACTTGCTCCACCTTTTGTGACCAAACCCAACTTTTTTGTTAACAGTGAAACAATACAAAAAGCTCTttacttaaaagtaaacaatggAAAGATTGATCCCCAAGAAGAACAAATATACCAAATTTTTAGGGAACAAGATCTGGTTATCATAAATGCAAATTATTCAGGATGGAATCAATGGAATGAAGACTGCAAAGACAATCTTGATTATTTTAGACAAGATATTGGTCTCAACAGCTATTACTACGGAGTGCATTTACTCTATCCATTTTGGATGAGCAATAACGAATTGTCAGCAATAGACCCAAAATAtgcagaaaaatattattatattcatagatatCTGATAGCTAGATACAGTTTGGAAAAGGAACatcttaaacaaaaaaatatatcaactgATTCAAACTGTTACGATGACTTCATACCGTATTTATCTTATGACAATGGTTTACCATTTTCAAGAAGATCTTCAGTTCGTGTAGAATTTAATGaggaatatactcgtataaaaaCTATAGATATTGCTATCAAGGAATGTATTGCGAGGGATGTAATGTTTATG GAAAATGGTACAAAAGTTGATCTTACAGAAGACAATTATGTTGATCTGCTCACTAAACTAATTAGAGCTAATTTCGAGAGTATTGAAACAGCCAAATCTATAAGGGAGCTACTTGGTTACGGAGGCATTGATTATCCGTCAGACAG ATACAATCCAGCCCCATCAGTTTTACACCACCCACAAACAGCTTTACGTGACCCAATGTATTGGTACTTGGTCCAAGGACTACTCAAATACTTTACAGAATATTCTAGTACTTTGGAGCCATATGATTTTTCTAAATATCAAAGTGAAGATATTGACATAATTCACCACAGTATTTCAAAAATTACTACATATTATGATTACTATCAAATCAGTTTGAACAATGTGTTTAAAAACAATGACCCAGAAATCACAGACGTTATATACACTGCTAGGCAAAAGCGGATTAAGCATTTGCCTTTTAGTTTTGCTTTTACTGTTAGCTCTAAAGTCAATAAAACTGctttagtaaaattatttatagggCCAAGATGTCAAAGTGTAAACTGCTGGGATAAGTATTCTCAATTTTATGAACTTGATACTTTTACTCAAGAGCTTGGAGAAGGTCTCAATCTTGTAAAGTGGTCATCGGAATCATCAGCAAAATATTCTATTGATGACTATTTCAATATTGAATCCACAACTTCTAGAAATAACAGGTTTGATATGCTAAGATTTCCAGAAAATTTGATTATTCCCAAAGGTTTAAATGAAGGGCTTCAATTGACATTGTTCATTTTAATCGTACCTGAAAATGCTTATTATAAAGCACCTTTAGGATTTCCTTTCCATAGAGAGGTATTAATTAATAGCActgattgtaataattataagttttataatatttctatattccACAAGGAGAATACTAGAGAAATGGAAGGATACTATTCTCCTCATCTAAATTAG